The following proteins come from a genomic window of Pseudomonas putida:
- a CDS encoding outer membrane porin, OprD family codes for MFSPFPLAPGRRVTGLFLLCAGVNAQAAGFLEDSSARVEARNVYFNRDFRDGYSSSSQGASKREEWAQGFILNVQSGYTQGPVGFGVDALGMFGFKLDSSPADSNSGLLPSSGHDPRHSADQYAKMGLAAKVKVSSTVLKYGSMMPDVPLLKYNDGRLLPTLFQGAMLTSEELHDLKFTLARLDKYTARDSTDRQDIRVHCKNKRYACGTEADHFDLAGVDYRFNERFSAQYQVARLENIYRQHFLGLVASQPLAVGSLSADLRLIKSDDIGNARAGEIDHRAFSGMFGYSVGGHKISAGWQRMYGNSAMPYLDGSNPYLVNYAQVNDFAAAQERSWQVRYDYDFKALGVPGLTFFTRYINGDNIKVPGSRAEGKEWERDTEFKYQVQSGTFKDVSVRLRNSTYRSNYEKWARDMDETRVIVSYNFSLF; via the coding sequence ATGTTTTCCCCTTTCCCCCTCGCTCCCGGGCGCCGTGTTACCGGCCTGTTTCTATTGTGTGCCGGTGTCAACGCCCAGGCTGCCGGGTTTCTTGAAGACAGCAGTGCCAGGGTCGAAGCACGCAATGTCTATTTCAACCGGGACTTCCGGGACGGTTACAGCAGTTCCAGCCAGGGCGCATCCAAGCGCGAAGAGTGGGCACAAGGCTTCATCCTCAATGTGCAATCGGGTTATACGCAAGGCCCGGTAGGTTTCGGTGTGGATGCGCTGGGCATGTTCGGCTTCAAACTGGATTCCAGCCCGGCCGACAGTAACAGTGGGTTACTGCCCTCGTCCGGTCACGATCCCCGGCACTCGGCCGACCAGTATGCGAAGATGGGCCTGGCGGCCAAGGTCAAGGTCTCCAGTACTGTGCTGAAGTACGGCTCAATGATGCCGGATGTGCCGTTGCTCAAGTACAACGATGGCCGTCTGCTCCCGACCCTGTTCCAGGGTGCCATGCTCACCTCCGAAGAACTGCACGACCTGAAGTTCACCCTGGCTCGCCTGGACAAATACACGGCTCGGGATTCCACCGACCGCCAGGACATCCGCGTGCATTGCAAGAACAAGCGTTATGCTTGCGGTACCGAAGCCGACCACTTCGACCTGGCCGGTGTCGACTATCGCTTCAACGAGCGTTTCAGCGCTCAGTACCAAGTGGCCAGGCTGGAGAACATCTATCGCCAGCACTTTCTCGGGCTGGTGGCCAGTCAACCGCTGGCGGTGGGCAGCCTGTCGGCTGACTTACGGCTGATCAAAAGTGATGACATCGGCAATGCCCGTGCGGGCGAAATCGACCATCGCGCCTTCAGCGGCATGTTTGGCTACAGCGTCGGTGGCCACAAGATCAGCGCCGGCTGGCAACGCATGTATGGCAATAGCGCCATGCCGTACCTGGATGGCAGCAACCCGTATCTGGTCAACTACGCCCAGGTCAATGATTTCGCCGCTGCCCAGGAGCGCTCCTGGCAAGTACGCTACGACTACGACTTCAAGGCGCTGGGTGTGCCCGGCCTGACCTTCTTCACCCGTTACATCAACGGCGACAATATCAAGGTGCCGGGCAGCCGTGCCGAAGGCAAGGAGTGGGAACGCGACACCGAGTTCAAGTACCAGGTACAAAGTGGCACTTTCAAGGATGTCAGCGTACGCCTGCGTAACTCCACCTACCGCAGTAACTATGAAAAGTGGGCGCGTGACATGGATGAGACGCGGGTCATTGTAAGTTACAATTTCTCGCTGTTCTAG
- a CDS encoding transcriptional regulator: MSRLAEFRAAEKALQEQMAQLEALKKDAGLKREIEFEQKLVGLMKSYDKSLRDIIAILDPKAVARTSSTPPKQQRRPRVVKVYQNPHTGERIETKGGNHRGLKAWKEQYGAATVESWVR, from the coding sequence GTGTCCAGACTTGCAGAGTTTCGTGCTGCCGAAAAAGCGCTCCAGGAACAGATGGCGCAACTGGAAGCGTTGAAAAAGGATGCCGGCCTCAAACGCGAAATCGAATTCGAGCAGAAACTAGTCGGCCTGATGAAAAGCTATGACAAGAGCCTGCGCGATATCATCGCCATCCTCGACCCGAAGGCTGTGGCCCGCACTTCCAGCACACCGCCCAAGCAACAACGCCGCCCGCGGGTGGTCAAGGTCTATCAGAACCCGCACACTGGCGAGCGAATCGAGACCAAAGGCGGCAACCACCGCGGCCTCAAAGCCTGGAAAGAACAGTATGGGGCCGCCACGGTAGAAAGCTGGGTACGCTGA
- the cobF gene encoding precorrin-6A synthase (deacetylating) has protein sequence MNANILLIGIGPGDPRQVTYEAVEALRRATLFFVLAKGPETDELVRLRKVILERYRPEGGYRLVQVDDPRREAQAEDYVGAVHDWHRQRAALYARLIGEEMAPDDIGAFLLWGEPTLYDSTLRILDLVRERGVTLRLQVIPGISSVQALAARHQVPLNRIGEPLTVLPGRRLAGQGPIDNVVVMLDGQCAFAGLDDPALNIYWGAYLGTEDEVLIAGPLQAVKAQILEVRARERARKGWIMDTYLLRRAL, from the coding sequence ATGAATGCCAACATACTGTTGATAGGCATTGGGCCAGGCGATCCACGCCAGGTTACCTACGAGGCGGTGGAGGCGCTGCGACGCGCCACGCTGTTCTTCGTCCTTGCCAAGGGCCCGGAAACGGATGAACTGGTGCGCTTGCGCAAGGTTATCCTTGAACGGTACCGACCCGAAGGCGGATATCGCTTGGTGCAGGTGGATGACCCACGTCGCGAGGCTCAGGCCGAGGACTATGTGGGGGCTGTGCATGATTGGCACCGTCAGCGTGCAGCGCTTTATGCCCGGCTGATCGGCGAAGAAATGGCCCCTGATGATATTGGTGCCTTCCTGCTGTGGGGCGAGCCCACCCTGTACGACAGCACCCTGCGTATCCTCGACCTGGTCCGCGAGCGCGGCGTGACGCTGCGTTTGCAGGTCATCCCTGGCATCAGCAGTGTGCAGGCGCTGGCGGCGCGGCACCAGGTACCGCTCAACCGCATCGGCGAGCCCCTGACTGTGCTGCCGGGGCGGCGCCTGGCCGGGCAGGGGCCAATCGACAATGTGGTGGTGATGCTCGACGGGCAGTGCGCTTTTGCCGGGCTCGATGACCCGGCGTTGAACATCTATTGGGGTGCGTACCTGGGGACGGAGGATGAAGTGCTGATTGCCGGGCCGTTGCAGGCGGTGAAGGCACAGATATTGGAAGTGCGTGCGCGAGAGCGGGCGCGCAAGGGGTGGATCATGGATACCTATCTGCTGCGCAGAGCGCTGTGA
- a CDS encoding response regulator, translating into MHLLVVEDDDIVRMLMVEVLDELGYKVIEAEDATAALRVLEDPSQALALMMTDVGLPDMRGEELAGKARELRPLLPVLFASGYADSFNVPEGMHLIGKPFSIDKLRDTVVGILGNP; encoded by the coding sequence ATGCACCTTCTGGTAGTCGAAGACGACGACATCGTACGCATGCTGATGGTCGAAGTGCTCGACGAGTTGGGCTACAAGGTCATCGAGGCAGAAGACGCCACAGCCGCCCTGCGTGTACTTGAAGACCCCAGCCAGGCGCTGGCACTGATGATGACCGATGTGGGGCTGCCGGACATGCGAGGTGAAGAGCTGGCGGGAAAAGCGCGCGAACTGCGGCCACTATTACCGGTGTTGTTCGCCAGCGGCTACGCCGACAGCTTCAATGTACCGGAGGGCATGCACCTGATCGGCAAACCTTTCAGCATCGACAAGTTGCGGGACACGGTAGTAGGTATTCTGGGTAACCCTTGA